From Paenibacillus graminis, a single genomic window includes:
- the bshC gene encoding bacillithiol biosynthesis cysteine-adding enzyme BshC, with product MNVIPEPLPGGSALARDYIHHYEKVGHLYGGDFRSAESRAERAAWLDSTEELRADRAGIADCLRQYNLKWNPHPAVMDSLALLEQRGTLVVTGGQQSGLFTGPLFVIYKAITTIQAAKEAAAQLGRPVVPLFWIAGEDHDWDEVNHTFVLNRAGEVMKLKLDKAEDIRSSVSSIKVGEESWQQIIGQLDELLQDSEFKPQIMEVIRESSAAAGSLSEAFAKLMGSLFGRFGLILLDSADPALRRLEVPMFQALIEQNDELEAAYQTAAGEITDSGYELQAAVVAGGANLFYIHEGTRLLLHKEEGRFTDRKGTVSFSREELLEQLEARPEQFSNNVLTRPLMQDYVLPVLATVLGQGELAYWAIPRLAFKVVGEQMPLIIPRMSFTVVEGTLHKHMDKYQLGFGDVLQGLDGKRKEWLAAQDELGLERRFEDTKAAFSAMYEPLIEQLGSIQAGLLKLGANNKDKILDQISFLQAKARDAMEKQNEAALRQWERIELSLMPLGKLQERVYNVMYYLNRYGPAWLDELLSIPADYSGTHRMIYM from the coding sequence ATGAATGTAATACCCGAACCTCTCCCGGGCGGATCAGCACTCGCCCGCGACTATATACATCATTATGAAAAGGTAGGACATTTGTACGGCGGGGACTTCCGCAGTGCGGAGAGCAGAGCGGAACGTGCGGCATGGCTGGACAGCACGGAAGAGCTGCGGGCTGACCGTGCCGGGATTGCTGATTGTTTACGGCAATATAATTTGAAGTGGAATCCCCATCCGGCAGTGATGGATTCTCTGGCCCTTCTGGAGCAGCGGGGAACGCTGGTTGTTACCGGCGGCCAGCAGAGCGGTTTGTTCACGGGTCCGCTTTTTGTCATATACAAGGCTATCACAACCATTCAGGCAGCAAAGGAAGCGGCTGCGCAGCTCGGACGGCCTGTCGTTCCCCTCTTCTGGATTGCCGGGGAGGATCATGACTGGGATGAGGTCAACCATACCTTTGTCCTGAACCGCGCAGGAGAGGTTATGAAGCTTAAGCTGGACAAAGCTGAGGACATCCGTTCATCCGTCAGCAGCATTAAGGTGGGAGAAGAGAGCTGGCAGCAAATCATTGGGCAGTTGGATGAATTACTGCAGGACAGTGAATTCAAACCGCAAATTATGGAAGTTATCCGCGAATCTTCAGCGGCTGCAGGCAGCTTGAGCGAAGCTTTTGCCAAATTGATGGGCTCGCTGTTCGGCAGATTTGGGCTTATTCTGCTGGATTCGGCAGATCCTGCGCTGCGCAGGCTGGAAGTCCCCATGTTCCAAGCGTTGATTGAACAGAACGATGAGTTGGAAGCGGCCTATCAAACTGCGGCAGGGGAGATTACAGACAGCGGTTATGAGCTTCAGGCTGCGGTTGTTGCCGGGGGGGCCAATCTATTTTATATCCATGAAGGAACACGCCTTCTGCTTCATAAAGAGGAGGGGCGTTTCACAGACCGCAAGGGTACGGTATCCTTCTCCCGGGAGGAACTGCTGGAGCAGCTTGAAGCCCGTCCTGAACAGTTCAGCAACAATGTGCTGACCAGACCGCTCATGCAGGATTATGTGCTGCCGGTACTGGCAACGGTGCTTGGACAAGGTGAACTCGCCTATTGGGCTATTCCGCGGCTGGCGTTCAAAGTGGTGGGGGAGCAGATGCCGCTGATTATACCTCGTATGTCTTTCACTGTCGTGGAAGGCACACTGCATAAGCATATGGACAAGTATCAGCTTGGCTTTGGCGATGTTCTTCAGGGCTTGGACGGCAAAAGAAAAGAATGGCTGGCCGCCCAGGATGAGCTGGGGCTTGAACGGCGTTTTGAAGACACAAAAGCTGCGTTCTCAGCCATGTATGAACCTTTGATTGAACAGCTGGGTTCCATTCAGGCTGGACTGCTTAAACTGGGAGCAAACAACAAAGACAAGATTCTGGACCAGATCTCATTCCTTCAAGCCAAAGCCCGGGATGCGATGGAGAAGCAGAATGAAGCTGCGCTCCGGCAGTGGGAGCGGATTGAGCTGTCGCTGATGCCGCTGGGTAAGCTGCAGGAAAGAGTGTACAATGTAATGTACTATCTGAACCGTTACGGCCCTGCTTGGCTGGATGAGTTGCTGTCGATCCCTGCGGATTACAGCGGAACCCACCGCATGATCTATATGTAA
- a CDS encoding ABC transporter ATP-binding protein yields MEPILQVKDLHVSFFVKGGEVQAVRGMNFEVGKGETVAIVGESGSGKSVTAQSIMRLIPTPPSKVKKGEIIFQGQNLLDKSMKQMESIRGKDIGMIFQDPMTSLNPTIKVGKQITEVLIKHQKMSAAEAKERGVEMLKLVGIKNAEARFNQYPHEFSGGMRQRVMIAIALACRPALLIADEPTTALDVTIQAQIMEVMQDMQQKLGTSIILITHDLGVVAGMCDRVIVMYAGEVVETGTRWEIFKNPQHPYTKGLLRSMPRLDQKKGEPLIPIIGTPPDLIKPPVGCPFTARCSEAMHVCEQIDPGATEFSETHMARCWNLHSMAKEVQFV; encoded by the coding sequence ATGGAACCCATTCTGCAAGTCAAGGATCTGCATGTTTCCTTTTTTGTAAAAGGCGGAGAAGTACAAGCTGTCCGTGGCATGAATTTTGAAGTAGGCAAAGGTGAAACAGTAGCCATCGTCGGGGAATCCGGCAGCGGCAAAAGTGTGACCGCACAATCAATTATGCGGCTAATTCCTACGCCTCCTTCCAAAGTGAAAAAAGGCGAGATTATTTTTCAGGGACAGAATCTGCTGGACAAAAGCATGAAGCAAATGGAAAGTATTCGCGGCAAAGATATTGGCATGATCTTTCAAGACCCGATGACTTCTTTGAACCCAACGATCAAGGTGGGCAAACAGATAACCGAAGTTTTGATCAAACATCAGAAAATGTCAGCGGCCGAAGCGAAAGAGCGTGGTGTTGAGATGCTTAAGCTAGTTGGCATCAAAAATGCGGAGGCTCGCTTTAACCAATATCCCCACGAATTCTCCGGCGGGATGCGCCAGCGTGTAATGATCGCCATTGCCCTGGCCTGCCGCCCGGCACTGCTGATCGCAGATGAGCCGACAACAGCGCTTGACGTAACGATTCAGGCGCAGATCATGGAAGTTATGCAAGATATGCAGCAAAAGCTGGGGACCTCCATCATTCTGATTACACATGATCTCGGCGTCGTTGCCGGAATGTGTGACCGGGTCATCGTCATGTATGCTGGTGAAGTGGTGGAAACGGGTACCAGATGGGAAATCTTTAAGAATCCGCAGCATCCGTATACCAAAGGATTGCTGCGGTCGATGCCGCGTCTGGACCAAAAGAAGGGCGAGCCGCTGATCCCGATCATCGGTACTCCCCCGGATCTGATCAAACCGCCGGTCGGCTGTCCGTTCACGGCTCGCTGCAGTGAAGCGATGCATGTGTGCGAACAAATCGATCCCGGTGCAACAGAATTCAGCGAAACGCATATGGCGCGCTGCTGGAATCTGCATTCGATGGCCAAGGAGGTGCAGTTCGTTTGA
- the rsmH gene encoding 16S rRNA (cytosine(1402)-N(4))-methyltransferase RsmH encodes MFHHITVLKEEATEGLHIKKDGIYVDCTLGGAGHSSLIAGRLSGEGRLICLDQDDWALENARERLAGYGEKVVLVKTNFRDLEQVLKELPFVPQKDGVPQVDGILYDLGVSSPQFDEGERGFSYNHDAPLDMRMDQSAQLTAAEIVNTWPEQEIARVLFQYGEEKFSRRIARKIVERREEHPVESTGELAELIKEGIPAAARRTGGHPAKRSFQGLRIAVNDELGAFEEGLHAAVRCLAPGGRVSVITFHSLEDRICKQIFSSYLSRCTCPPDFPFCVCGAEGTLKLINRKPLVPSEEELELNPRARSAKLRIAEKL; translated from the coding sequence TTGTTTCACCACATCACGGTGCTTAAGGAAGAAGCGACAGAAGGGCTGCACATCAAGAAGGATGGCATTTACGTAGACTGTACGCTCGGCGGAGCCGGTCACAGCTCTCTGATTGCCGGGAGGCTCAGCGGCGAGGGCCGGCTGATCTGTCTGGATCAGGATGACTGGGCGCTGGAGAATGCCAGGGAGCGGCTCGCCGGATACGGGGAGAAGGTGGTTTTGGTGAAAACCAACTTCCGCGATCTGGAGCAAGTGCTGAAGGAACTCCCTTTTGTTCCCCAAAAGGACGGTGTTCCCCAGGTAGATGGCATTCTGTACGATCTTGGTGTATCCTCGCCCCAGTTTGACGAAGGGGAACGGGGATTCAGCTATAATCACGATGCTCCGCTTGATATGCGGATGGATCAGTCCGCTCAGCTGACTGCAGCCGAAATAGTCAATACCTGGCCTGAACAGGAGATTGCCCGTGTGCTGTTCCAGTATGGGGAAGAGAAGTTCTCCCGGCGGATTGCCCGCAAGATTGTAGAGCGGAGAGAAGAACACCCCGTGGAGAGCACGGGAGAATTGGCGGAGCTGATCAAGGAAGGCATTCCGGCAGCTGCGCGCAGAACGGGAGGACATCCTGCCAAACGGAGCTTTCAAGGTCTGCGGATTGCGGTGAATGATGAGCTTGGTGCTTTTGAGGAAGGGCTTCATGCAGCAGTGCGCTGCCTGGCACCCGGAGGAAGAGTATCGGTCATCACCTTTCACTCGCTGGAGGACCGGATCTGCAAGCAGATTTTCAGCAGTTATTTAAGCAGATGCACATGTCCGCCTGATTTTCCGTTTTGCGTATGCGGTGCGGAAGGCACCCTGAAGCTGATTAACCGCAAGCCGCTCGTGCCTTCAGAGGAAGAGCTGGAGCTGAACCCGCGCGCCCGTTCGGCCAAGCTGCGGATTGCAGAGAAATTGTAA
- the mraZ gene encoding division/cell wall cluster transcriptional repressor MraZ → MFMGEYQHSIDDKGRIIIPAKFRDMLGTSFVATRGLDTCLFVYPMEEWGIMEQKLKSLSLMKSDARAFSRFFFSGATECVWDKQGRVNLPVNLRQYAKLDKDCVILGVSNRVEIWNKELWEQYFEQSEETFNEIAEKLVDFNFDL, encoded by the coding sequence ATGTTTATGGGGGAATACCAGCATAGCATTGATGACAAAGGCCGCATCATTATTCCGGCCAAGTTCCGTGACATGCTCGGGACCTCCTTCGTAGCGACCCGCGGCCTCGACACTTGTCTTTTTGTTTATCCCATGGAAGAATGGGGAATCATGGAGCAAAAGCTCAAAAGCCTCTCACTGATGAAATCGGATGCCCGTGCCTTCAGCCGCTTTTTTTTCTCGGGAGCGACCGAATGTGTATGGGACAAGCAAGGCAGAGTTAATCTGCCGGTGAATTTGCGGCAATATGCCAAGCTGGACAAGGACTGTGTAATTCTGGGCGTTTCGAACCGGGTGGAGATCTGGAACAAGGAGCTATGGGAGCAGTACTTCGAACAGTCAGAGGAAACGTTCAACGAAATTGCCGAGAAACTGGTGGATTTCAACTTCGATCTATAA
- a CDS encoding ABC transporter ATP-binding protein gives MSKNLIEVEGLKKYFNVGKGKVLKAVDNINFTIREGETLGMVGESGCGKTTAGRTVLRLYEPTAGSVKYNGTDIYKLSSGKMKAMRRDMQMIFQDPYASLNPRFTVSDIIGEALDIHGMAGSRAERKKRIEELLDMVGLNHDHATRYPHEFSGGQRQRIGIARSLAVNPKFIVCDEPISALDVSIQAQVVNLLKELQDRLGLTYLFIAHDLSMVKHISDRVAVMYLGKMVELAESEELYANPIHPYTKSLLSAIPVPDPEVEANKKRIHLHDELGTPIYAAGEKTNDSEFELVEVSKGHFVAKQYA, from the coding sequence TTGAGTAAGAACCTGATTGAAGTTGAAGGCCTTAAGAAGTATTTTAATGTCGGCAAGGGAAAAGTTCTTAAGGCTGTTGATAATATTAATTTCACGATTCGCGAAGGCGAAACCCTCGGGATGGTAGGGGAGTCCGGTTGCGGTAAAACCACTGCCGGCCGGACAGTGCTTCGTCTTTACGAACCTACTGCCGGAAGCGTGAAATATAATGGTACGGATATTTACAAATTGTCTTCTGGCAAAATGAAGGCTATGCGCCGCGATATGCAAATGATTTTCCAGGACCCGTACGCATCGCTGAATCCGCGGTTTACGGTTTCGGATATCATTGGCGAGGCGCTGGACATTCACGGAATGGCCGGAAGCCGTGCAGAACGCAAAAAACGGATTGAAGAGCTGCTGGATATGGTAGGGCTCAACCATGACCATGCCACTCGTTATCCGCATGAATTCTCGGGCGGACAACGCCAGCGTATCGGGATTGCCCGTTCGCTTGCGGTGAATCCCAAATTCATCGTCTGCGATGAGCCGATCTCCGCACTGGACGTATCGATTCAGGCGCAGGTGGTCAATCTGCTGAAGGAGTTGCAGGACCGTCTTGGACTGACATATCTTTTTATTGCACATGACCTGTCCATGGTTAAGCATATCAGTGACCGTGTGGCCGTAATGTACCTTGGTAAAATGGTTGAGCTTGCCGAGAGCGAAGAATTGTACGCCAACCCGATTCATCCGTATACGAAGTCGCTGTTGTCGGCGATTCCGGTTCCGGATCCGGAAGTTGAAGCGAACAAAAAACGCATTCATCTGCATGATGAACTGGGTACTCCCATTTATGCTGCAGGCGAAAAAACCAATGACAGCGAGTTTGAATTGGTCGAAGTTTCGAAAGGCCACTTCGTTGCCAAGCAATATGCATAA
- a CDS encoding ABC transporter permease: MVRYVANKFFYMLVSLFVLVSATFFLMKAIPGDPFTSEKKVPPEIKARLYEQYGLDKPLYHQYFKYLGEIAQGDLGVSMKRLNQDVTHLIGQTFSASLKLGVVAIIVSVIVGVILGMLAALYHRKFIDSAAMVLAVLGIAVPSFVVASLLQYVFAYKFHMFPVSGFKGPMYYFLPVAALSAQPIAFIARLTRSSMLEVLHADYIKTAKAKGLSWFAILSRHVLRNGILPIVTYMGPMTANIVTGSVVIEQIFGIGGIGKQFVEAIGVRDYTVIMGITIFYGILLMLARFITDIAYVLIDPRIKLTGGKEG; the protein is encoded by the coding sequence ATGGTTCGTTATGTTGCCAATAAGTTTTTCTATATGCTTGTATCGCTGTTTGTGCTTGTTTCAGCGACTTTTTTTCTGATGAAAGCTATTCCAGGGGACCCGTTTACTTCCGAGAAAAAAGTTCCGCCGGAAATTAAAGCGCGTTTATACGAGCAATATGGTTTGGACAAGCCGCTCTATCATCAGTATTTTAAGTATTTAGGTGAGATTGCCCAAGGAGATCTGGGTGTATCCATGAAACGGCTGAATCAGGATGTAACCCATTTGATCGGACAGACTTTTTCAGCGTCCTTGAAGCTGGGAGTTGTCGCAATTATCGTGTCGGTTATTGTCGGTGTTATTCTCGGCATGCTGGCGGCACTTTATCACCGCAAATTTATTGATAGCGCTGCGATGGTGCTTGCGGTGTTGGGGATTGCGGTTCCGAGCTTTGTTGTCGCGTCATTGCTGCAGTATGTATTCGCTTATAAGTTTCATATGTTTCCGGTTTCAGGGTTTAAGGGCCCCATGTATTATTTCCTTCCGGTAGCAGCACTCTCGGCACAGCCGATAGCCTTTATTGCGCGTCTGACCCGCTCCAGCATGCTTGAGGTGCTGCACGCAGATTATATTAAGACGGCTAAGGCCAAAGGTCTAAGCTGGTTTGCCATTTTGAGCCGTCATGTTCTGCGTAATGGGATTTTGCCGATTGTTACTTACATGGGACCTATGACTGCTAACATTGTAACCGGTTCTGTAGTTATTGAGCAGATTTTTGGTATCGGTGGTATCGGTAAGCAGTTTGTGGAAGCCATCGGTGTCCGTGATTATACCGTGATAATGGGGATTACTATTTTCTATGGTATTCTGCTCATGTTGGCCCGTTTTATTACTGACATAGCTTATGTACTTATAGATCCGCGGATCAAACTAACTGGAGGAAAGGAGGGCTAA
- a CDS encoding adenosylhomocysteinase has product MSSLSKENSIVADMSLAPEGHLKIDWVRQHMPVLNRIREQFEAEQPFKGLKVSITLHLEAKTAYLAKVVQAGGAEVTITGSNPLSTQDDVCAALVEDGITVFAKYNPSPEEFKALNIKALESKPDLIIDDGGDFATLLHSERPDLMENIRGGAEETTTGIIRLKALQKQGILKFPMVAVNDAYCKYLFDNRYGTGQSAWDGIVRTTNLIVAGKTVVVVGYGWCGKGVAMRAKGLGANVIVTEVDAIKAVEAHMDGFHVMPMLEAAKRGDFFVTVTGNRYVIRGEHYDVMKDGAIMCNAGHFDVEVNKPELSDRSVSQRTVRKNIEEYQLKDGRKLYLLAEGRLVNLGAADGHPAEIMDTTFALQALSLKYVNDNYKTIGVKVENVPYDLDEQVARYKLESLGISIDSLTPAQVEYLDSWNLNA; this is encoded by the coding sequence ATGAGTTCATTGTCGAAGGAAAACAGTATTGTAGCGGATATGTCGCTGGCCCCGGAAGGGCATCTGAAAATCGACTGGGTTCGCCAGCATATGCCGGTGCTGAACCGCATCCGTGAACAGTTCGAAGCGGAGCAGCCGTTCAAAGGCTTGAAAGTGTCGATCACCCTTCATCTGGAAGCGAAAACAGCTTATCTGGCAAAGGTTGTTCAGGCAGGTGGTGCCGAGGTTACGATTACCGGCTCCAATCCATTGTCCACCCAGGATGATGTATGTGCAGCGCTGGTTGAAGACGGCATTACAGTGTTCGCCAAATACAATCCGTCACCGGAAGAGTTCAAGGCACTGAATATCAAGGCTCTGGAAAGTAAACCGGACCTGATTATTGATGATGGCGGTGATTTCGCGACGCTGCTGCATTCCGAGCGTCCGGACCTGATGGAGAATATCCGCGGCGGGGCGGAAGAGACCACTACCGGAATTATCCGGCTGAAGGCATTGCAGAAGCAGGGCATCCTGAAGTTCCCGATGGTAGCCGTCAATGATGCCTACTGCAAGTATCTGTTCGACAACCGTTACGGAACAGGCCAGTCCGCATGGGACGGTATTGTCCGTACCACTAACCTGATTGTGGCGGGTAAAACAGTCGTTGTGGTTGGTTACGGCTGGTGCGGCAAAGGTGTAGCGATGCGGGCCAAAGGTCTTGGCGCCAATGTGATCGTCACCGAAGTGGACGCGATTAAAGCAGTGGAAGCCCATATGGATGGTTTCCATGTGATGCCGATGCTGGAGGCTGCAAAACGCGGCGATTTCTTCGTAACGGTGACAGGCAACCGTTACGTCATCCGCGGGGAGCATTATGATGTGATGAAGGATGGCGCAATTATGTGCAACGCCGGCCATTTTGACGTTGAAGTGAATAAACCTGAACTGTCCGACAGATCGGTATCCCAGCGTACCGTGCGCAAGAACATCGAAGAATACCAGTTGAAGGACGGACGCAAGCTGTATCTGCTCGCGGAAGGCCGTCTTGTGAACCTGGGGGCTGCTGACGGCCATCCGGCTGAAATTATGGATACGACCTTTGCGCTGCAGGCCCTTTCGCTTAAATATGTGAATGACAATTACAAGACCATCGGCGTCAAGGTGGAAAATGTGCCTTATGATCTGGATGAGCAGGTTGCCCGCTACAAGCTGGAGAGCCTGGGGATTTCCATTGACAGCCTGACTCCCGCACAGGTCGAGTATCTCGACAGCTGGAACCTTAACGCGTAA
- a CDS encoding ABC transporter permease has product MGSLDANLKPEDFQKIGIDEKQAEVIQRESLSAWRDSWERLRQNKMAMTALIVLGLIVLASLIGPLFSKYNYYSNDLLSTNKPPSSDHWFGTDDLGRDIFVRTWYGARISLIVGLAAAAIDLFIGVIYGGIMGFFGGRVDNVMNKISEILYSIPYLLVVILLLVVMEPSLGTIILALTITGWITMSWIVRGEIMQLKNREFVLASRSMGAGSKRLLFRHLLPNAVGPIIVTITLSVPNAIFAEAFLSFLGLGVQAPIASLGSMINDSLTGWLYYPWRFLFPAILISLTMLSFNIFGDGLRDALDPKLKK; this is encoded by the coding sequence ATGGGTTCGCTGGATGCGAACCTGAAACCGGAAGATTTTCAGAAAATCGGTATTGATGAGAAGCAGGCAGAGGTTATTCAGCGGGAAAGTCTTTCAGCTTGGAGGGATTCCTGGGAGCGCCTGCGCCAAAATAAAATGGCAATGACCGCACTGATTGTTCTTGGATTGATCGTTCTGGCTTCGCTGATTGGTCCGTTGTTCTCAAAATATAATTACTACTCTAACGATTTGCTCAGCACCAATAAACCGCCTTCATCCGACCATTGGTTTGGCACCGATGATCTGGGACGTGATATCTTTGTCCGTACATGGTATGGAGCACGCATCTCGCTGATTGTTGGTTTGGCGGCAGCGGCCATCGACTTGTTCATTGGCGTTATCTATGGCGGTATTATGGGCTTCTTTGGCGGCCGTGTAGATAATGTTATGAATAAAATATCGGAAATTTTGTATTCCATTCCTTATCTGCTGGTGGTTATCCTGCTGCTGGTTGTTATGGAACCAAGTTTAGGGACGATCATTCTGGCGCTGACCATTACAGGCTGGATTACCATGTCCTGGATTGTCCGCGGTGAGATTATGCAGCTCAAGAACCGTGAGTTTGTTCTGGCCTCGCGTTCCATGGGTGCAGGCTCCAAAAGACTCTTGTTCCGCCACCTGCTGCCAAATGCGGTAGGACCTATTATCGTTACCATTACTCTGTCCGTACCAAATGCCATTTTTGCCGAAGCGTTCCTGAGCTTCCTTGGTCTTGGGGTACAGGCTCCAATCGCTTCACTGGGTTCGATGATCAATGATTCACTGACTGGCTGGCTTTATTATCCGTGGCGCTTCCTGTTCCCGGCTATCCTGATAAGCTTGACCATGCTTTCCTTTAATATTTTTGGTGACGGTCTACGTGATGCACTGGATCCTAAGCTGAAGAAATAG